Proteins from a single region of Magnetospirillum sp. WYHS-4:
- a CDS encoding phage tail tube protein yields the protein MARAYGANAQVLAAFETTYGVAPASGFVKFPFVSSSLGSEQGLIDSDILGQGRDPAAPSRDVIKVEGDMVVPVDLRFFGHWLKALLGAPNTTGTDPYDHVFGSGAMALPSLSVEVGMPEVPAFFLIGGVRLNSMALNFQRSGHANATFNAIGQGEERFAASQAGTPATHPFKRFGQFQGQVKLDGAPLANLTGASLTYTNNLERIETIRSDGKIDGADPTIAALTGAIEVRFADTALLDRATSGDPVALEFAYVISATEQLVIEAHEVYLPKPKRAISGPGGVQASFDWRAANNSAAGRMMAVTLTNDVESY from the coding sequence ATGGCTCGTGCCTATGGCGCGAACGCTCAAGTATTGGCCGCGTTCGAGACCACCTACGGCGTCGCCCCCGCCTCGGGCTTCGTCAAGTTCCCCTTCGTCTCCTCATCGCTCGGCTCCGAACAGGGGCTGATCGACAGCGACATCCTGGGCCAGGGCCGCGATCCGGCGGCACCAAGCCGCGACGTCATCAAGGTCGAGGGCGACATGGTGGTGCCGGTCGATCTGCGCTTCTTCGGCCACTGGCTGAAGGCGCTGCTGGGGGCGCCGAACACCACCGGCACCGATCCCTACGACCATGTTTTCGGGTCGGGCGCCATGGCGCTGCCCAGCCTTTCGGTCGAAGTCGGCATGCCCGAGGTGCCAGCCTTCTTCCTGATCGGCGGCGTGCGCCTCAATTCCATGGCGCTCAACTTCCAGCGCTCGGGCCACGCCAACGCGACCTTCAACGCGATCGGCCAGGGAGAGGAGCGCTTTGCCGCGTCCCAGGCCGGCACGCCCGCGACGCATCCCTTCAAGCGCTTCGGCCAGTTCCAGGGGCAAGTGAAGCTGGATGGCGCGCCCCTCGCCAATCTGACCGGGGCGAGCCTGACCTACACCAACAACCTGGAGCGGATCGAGACCATCCGCTCGGACGGCAAGATCGACGGGGCGGATCCGACCATCGCGGCGCTGACCGGCGCGATCGAAGTCCGCTTCGCCGACACCGCGCTGCTCGACAGGGCCACCTCGGGCGACCCGGTGGCCCTGGAGTTCGCCTACGTGATCTCGGCGACCGAGCAGTTGGTGATCGAGGCCCACGAGGTCTACCTGCCCAAGCCGAAGCGCGCCATCTCCGGTCCCGGCGGCGTGCAGGCCAGCTTCGACTGGCGGGCGGCCAACAATTCCGCCGCCGGCCGGATGATGGCCGTAACCCTCACCAACGATGTGGAGAGCTACTGA
- a CDS encoding acyl-CoA transferase translates to MTRREEVLTALLGRLQAVPAVTVKREEPLPEKVPAGRLVILRDGDPGEPEVLLSPLTYLWQHRADIEVIVQTAPIEAPAALDVLLAEIGSALSADRTLGGLIDWVEWSAPQTRDLAIIGAAGLKGAVVTVTLHYASSDPLA, encoded by the coding sequence ATGACCCGACGTGAAGAGGTGCTGACGGCGCTGCTCGGGCGCCTTCAGGCCGTGCCTGCCGTCACCGTCAAGCGCGAGGAACCGCTGCCGGAGAAAGTGCCGGCCGGTAGGCTGGTGATCCTGCGGGACGGCGATCCGGGCGAGCCCGAGGTGCTGCTGTCGCCGCTCACCTATCTCTGGCAGCACCGGGCCGACATTGAGGTCATCGTCCAGACGGCCCCGATCGAGGCCCCGGCAGCGCTCGACGTCCTGCTGGCCGAAATCGGCTCCGCACTGTCCGCCGACCGCACCCTGGGCGGTCTTATCGACTGGGTCGAATGGTCGGCGCCGCAGACCCGTGACCTTGCCATCATTGGGGCCGCCGGCCTCAAGGGGGCGGTGGTGACCGTGACCCTGCATTACGCTTCCAGCGATCCGCTGGCCTGA
- a CDS encoding DUF6441 family protein: MRIAAAIEGDLTRFLADELKAGEEAVSAGIREATNGLKLDLRSQIVGSGLGQRLANTWRSEIYPKGQNSIRAAGLVFSKAPNIVRAYADGAVIRSKHGFFLAIPTPAAGKYGDGKQKMNPGLWERMHGARLKFVYRRRGPSLLVADNLRARTGKRGGFAKASASALRTGRGLATVPMFILVPQVTIRKRLDVDGAANKWLAALPGLVVRNWRDLGRG; the protein is encoded by the coding sequence ATGAGAATCGCCGCCGCCATCGAGGGCGACCTCACGCGCTTCCTTGCCGACGAATTGAAGGCCGGGGAGGAGGCGGTGTCGGCGGGGATCCGCGAGGCGACCAACGGCCTCAAGCTCGACCTGCGGAGCCAGATCGTCGGCTCAGGGTTAGGCCAGCGCCTTGCCAACACCTGGCGCAGCGAAATCTACCCCAAGGGCCAGAACAGCATCCGGGCCGCCGGGCTGGTGTTCAGCAAGGCACCCAACATCGTCCGGGCCTATGCCGACGGCGCGGTGATCCGCTCCAAACACGGCTTCTTCCTCGCCATCCCGACGCCGGCCGCCGGGAAGTACGGCGACGGCAAGCAGAAGATGAACCCCGGCCTGTGGGAACGGATGCACGGGGCGCGGCTCAAGTTCGTCTATCGGCGGCGGGGACCATCGCTACTGGTCGCCGACAACTTGCGCGCCCGCACCGGCAAGCGGGGCGGCTTCGCCAAGGCCAGTGCCTCGGCCCTTCGCACCGGTCGGGGGCTCGCCACCGTGCCTATGTTCATCCTGGTGCCCCAGGTGACGATCCGAAAGCGCCTCGACGTGGACGGCGCCGCCAACAAGTGGCTCGCCGCCCTGCCGGGGCTGGTGGTGCGCAACTGGCGCGACCTTGGACGGGGATAG
- a CDS encoding major capsid protein, with the protein MPTLDIFNNDAFSAVQLTGAVEKIPYRPQFLGSLGIFDPVPVRTTTIAIEKRENTLALIKTSDRGAPLEEGTTTKRDIRDFRTTRIAKGDRINADEVQNMRASGSETELQTVQAEVAGRMERLKEDMELTWENMRLGAVQGIVTDADGSVLMDWYDAWGINQPAEINFALDQAATDVRKKCAGVVRSMTKVAKGAWGPGVRIHALCGDAFYDDLIGHEAVKETYRNWAAAADLRQNMAFESFPFGGIVFHNFRGTDDDTTLAIGQDKAKFFPVGARGVFQTAWSPAEFFDFVNTPGRDLYAITIPDRDRNAWVRVELYSYPLFICTRPEMLLRAKRA; encoded by the coding sequence ATGCCCACCCTCGACATCTTCAACAACGATGCCTTCTCGGCGGTCCAGCTCACCGGCGCCGTCGAGAAGATCCCGTACCGGCCCCAGTTCCTGGGCTCGCTCGGCATCTTCGATCCGGTGCCGGTGCGCACCACCACCATCGCCATCGAGAAGCGCGAGAATACGCTGGCCCTGATCAAGACTTCCGACCGGGGTGCGCCCCTGGAGGAAGGGACCACCACCAAGCGCGACATCCGCGACTTCCGCACCACCCGCATCGCCAAGGGCGACCGCATCAATGCCGACGAGGTCCAGAACATGCGGGCCAGCGGTTCGGAGACCGAGTTGCAGACGGTGCAGGCGGAGGTGGCGGGCCGCATGGAGCGGCTCAAGGAGGACATGGAGCTCACCTGGGAGAACATGCGGCTCGGCGCCGTCCAGGGCATCGTCACCGATGCCGACGGCTCGGTGCTGATGGACTGGTATGACGCCTGGGGCATCAATCAACCGGCCGAGATCAACTTCGCCCTCGACCAGGCCGCCACCGATGTGCGCAAGAAGTGCGCGGGCGTGGTGCGCTCCATGACCAAGGTGGCCAAGGGCGCCTGGGGGCCGGGGGTGCGTATCCATGCGCTGTGCGGCGACGCCTTCTACGACGATCTGATCGGCCACGAGGCGGTGAAGGAGACCTACCGCAACTGGGCCGCCGCCGCCGACCTGCGCCAGAACATGGCCTTCGAATCCTTCCCCTTCGGCGGCATCGTCTTCCACAACTTCCGTGGCACCGACGACGACACCACGCTCGCCATCGGCCAGGACAAGGCGAAGTTCTTTCCCGTCGGCGCCCGTGGGGTATTCCAGACCGCCTGGTCGCCAGCCGAGTTCTTTGACTTCGTCAACACGCCGGGCCGGGACCTCTACGCCATCACCATCCCCGATCGAGACCGCAATGCCTGGGTACGGGTCGAGCTCTACAGCTATCCGCTCTTCATCTGCACCCGCCCGGAGATGCTGCTCCGCGCCAAGCGGGCTTGA
- a CDS encoding head decoration protein — MTVLTEGKYAADFVVSEASGTRSRDAVTIAQSAVLEPGTVLGKITASGKYIALDPAAVTGAETAAGLLRSGVDATAADVSAVAILRDAEVNGAELVWPDAITPEQQAAAIAELAALGIIVR; from the coding sequence ATGACCGTTCTCACTGAAGGCAAATACGCCGCCGACTTCGTCGTTTCCGAGGCGAGCGGCACCCGTTCCCGTGACGCCGTCACCATCGCCCAGAGCGCGGTCCTGGAGCCCGGCACCGTTCTGGGCAAGATCACCGCCTCGGGCAAGTACATCGCGCTCGATCCCGCCGCCGTAACCGGTGCCGAGACCGCCGCCGGCCTGCTGCGCTCTGGCGTCGACGCCACCGCCGCCGACGTGTCCGCTGTGGCCATCCTGCGTGACGCCGAGGTCAACGGCGCAGAACTGGTCTGGCCGGACGCCATCACGCCCGAGCAGCAGGCGGCCGCTATCGCCGAACTCGCCGCCCTCGGCATCATCGTTCGATAA
- a CDS encoding Clp protease ClpP, which yields MRSWYDIRDAASGDAEILIYDEIGAFGITAKQFADDLKSVGKAARITLRINSPGGSVFDGLAIHNSLKRLSARKTVWIDGIAASIASVIAMAGDEIVMPENAMMMIHDPAGIVVGTAPEMRAMAEALDRIKGGLVSAYRDRTRKPEADIEQLMAAETWLTANDAVAAGFADRVDKPIRATARFDLSRFRNAPAVLADEHLADDPLKEDSMPDAAPPAPATEMAPAPDPMPGPETVEARVRAETLAYAREVSDLCALAGVPQRAAAFIAAATSLSEVRNALIEARARADEQAVIDGGRDPRTPKAPPADHGWGPVIARMFSTKQES from the coding sequence ATGAGGTCTTGGTACGACATCCGCGACGCTGCGAGTGGTGACGCGGAAATTCTGATCTATGACGAGATCGGCGCCTTCGGCATCACCGCCAAACAGTTTGCCGACGACCTGAAGTCGGTGGGCAAGGCGGCCAGGATCACGCTGCGCATCAACAGCCCCGGCGGCTCGGTCTTCGACGGTCTCGCCATCCACAACAGCCTGAAGCGCCTCTCGGCCAGGAAGACGGTATGGATCGACGGCATCGCCGCCTCGATCGCCAGCGTCATCGCCATGGCCGGGGACGAGATCGTCATGCCCGAGAACGCCATGATGATGATCCACGACCCGGCCGGCATCGTGGTCGGCACCGCCCCGGAGATGCGCGCCATGGCCGAGGCCCTGGATCGCATCAAGGGCGGACTGGTTTCCGCGTACCGGGATCGCACCCGCAAGCCCGAGGCCGACATCGAGCAGTTGATGGCCGCCGAGACCTGGCTGACCGCCAACGATGCGGTCGCGGCCGGCTTCGCCGACCGGGTGGACAAGCCGATCCGCGCCACCGCCCGCTTCGATCTCTCCCGCTTCCGCAATGCTCCGGCCGTGCTGGCCGACGAACACTTGGCCGACGACCCCCTGAAGGAGGACTCCATGCCCGACGCCGCACCCCCGGCGCCCGCGACCGAGATGGCGCCGGCACCTGACCCGATGCCCGGTCCCGAAACCGTCGAAGCCCGCGTGCGGGCCGAGACGCTGGCCTATGCCCGCGAAGTCTCCGACCTCTGCGCCCTGGCCGGGGTGCCCCAGCGGGCCGCCGCCTTCATCGCCGCCGCCACGTCTCTTTCCGAGGTCCGCAATGCCCTGATCGAGGCCCGGGCGCGTGCCGACGAGCAGGCGGTGATCGACGGCGGACGCGATCCCCGCACGCCCAAGGCCCCACCCGCCGATCACGGCTGGGGGCCGGTCATCGCCCGCATGTTTTCGACCAAGCAGGAGTCCTGA